The DNA segment TGTCCGATTGCACTTTGTTGATCACTTGGCCAGCTTTAGCGACTTCGTCAGCGAGGGCTAAAATGGTGCGCTTATTCTCTTCGGCGATAGTACGCATGTGTTTGGCTTCTTGATCGGCCTGCTTGATTTGCGCGAGTGCATCGTCGGCGCTCATCGACACTTGTTGTGCGCTGGAGCTTAACTCTGTGGTCGCAGTCGCAACTTGGTCAACTTGGTTCTTTTGCTCTTGAATGCCCGTCGTGGTTTGCGCCGTGATTGCCGAGGTTTGCTCTGCTGCAGCAGCGAGCTGGTTAGAGCGGTCCAAGATACCAACGATTAGGCTGCGTAAACTGTCGACTAAACGGTTACAGTTTTTCGCCAGTTCAGCAAATTCATCGTGGCCAGAGTCATCCAGTTTATGAGTTAAATTGCCAGAGGCTAACACGTTAAGTGCATTGTTAACTTGGTAGAGTGAACGCTTCAATGGCGCAACCACGGCAAAACTGATGATGACGGCGGCAACGATAGCGATTAGCACCACTATAATGGTACGGATACTGGCCGAATCAATTTTGGCTATGGTGGCTTGGCTCATTTCTGCGGCTGCCGACTCAATGTTATTACTTACATCTTCCATATTGCGGTCAATAACTTTGACGTCTTTCTCAATGATGGCCAGTTGATTTGCCGCCGCCTGAGCGTGGGTTAATTGGCTCGCCTTAAGTTGCACCATAGAGTCAGAGCCTTCGAGCAGCCCAAGGACTTTTTTAATGTCTTCGTTGACAGATTTTAAGGTGTCCGCATCCACAATATCCTGCGCATGGCGGTTGACGTACTCAAGCTTGTTTTTGCTCTCGCTCAGGATGTAGTCGAGTTCTTTAGAGATAAGCTCATGCTTACTCATTTCGTCATTGGTGACTAAATCGGTAATGGTGGTAATGATATTGCCCATGCTGGTATCGATAGCGCTTGCCGATGCCGCAAGACTCTGAGCATCGGGGTTTTGGCTATTTTCTAGGTCGATAATATCGAGTAATCCCGATGAGGCATCATCGGCGGCATTCTCCAGCTTTTTCTTTAATCCGATGAGTTGTTCTTGCTTGCTGAGGGTTGCTTCGCGCTCATTGAGCATGGCGAGGCTGTCACGCTCGAAGGTCGAGAAACTGCCATCCAGTTGTGAGATCAACGATGAAAGGTTCGCTTGCCCTTGAACCAGTCGCGTTAGGTTACTGATCTCATTTTTAAACTGGCTACCGTGGTCGCTAAAGACTTTACGGATATCGGGAATGTTAGAGGATTTTGGCGCATGAAAGGCAATGAGCACTTGGCGCTGTTGTTCGCTCAAGGATTCGGTTAAATGAGTGGTGGCCTTCAGGGCTGGCAAGCTTAACTCTTGCATCATAGCCGAACTATCTTTAAGGCTAATGTTCGTCAGGTACGAGGTAAATCCTAACAACACAAGTAAAAGTGTAACAACACTAAACCCGCCAATGACTCGGGTGGCTACATTAACTTTCATAGGATACTCCGGTTATTATTATATTATTCCGAATGAAAAGATTATTAAATTCAGGGCATAGGGTACTGTCGTATATCGACCACTCTCGGGCTTAGTTTAACCCTTTTTTAACTTTTTTGGGTAATTTTTTGGTCTTTTTCAAGATGCCATAGGGTTAGATATTCGCCCCAGCAACAGCCTGTGTCTAGCGCTTTTAATTTGGGATCGTTCACTTTACCCATCAATGCCGCCCAATGTCCAAACACCAAAGTGTGACTCTGGCGTAACGCAGAGGTAAATTCAAACCAAGGGCGTAGCTGTGGATTGTTACAGTCCTCTGGCGGTTGTTTGCAGTCAAAATCTAAATGACCATCGACATACAGATAACGCATGCGGGTCAGGGCATTGATACAAAAGCGCAGGCGGTTTAAGCCTATGGCGCTTGGATCCCAACGCTCCGCAGTATCGCTGTACATTTGGCTTATCAGTGCCTCGAGGTAATCACTCTGCTTGAGGGCTTGGCTGACAAGTTGCGACTCTTGCCTTAAGACGTCTAATGACCACTGTGGCGGCACACCAGCGTGGGTCATGATGACCTTGTGCTCTGGCAACTCCCGCATTAAGGGTTGCTGCCTTAACCAATCGATTAAACTGGCAATATCAGGCGCATTTAACAGTGGCGCGAGGTTATCGCTGGGTTTATCCCGCTTGAGTTTGCCATGGAGAGCGAGCAGATGCAGATCGTGATTACCGAGGACGGTTTTACCCGCATCCCCTAGGGATTGAAAATAGCGCAGCGTGGCTAATGAATCGGGACCTCTGGCGACCAAATCGCCCACCGCCCAGAGTTCATCGCGGGATGGGTTAAAGTCGACCTCAGCAAGTAATCGTTTTAATTCGGCAAAACAGCCTTGGACATCACCAACAAAATAATGGGCCACAATATCCTTTCTATTTATAAATCAGTGTAATAAACCGGGGAGTGCTAAACGGAAGGGCTTAATCGTTGCCTTAAAACGTTCGCCAGATTCGCTGACCATACCATAAGTACCATACATAATGCCAAGGGGCGTATCGAGTACGGTACCGCTGGTATATTGATAGGCGGTATTGGGGGGATCGTTGGGGTTTCGCCGACGACGCCTGCGCCTTGCACTTCACTGATTTTGCCGTTGGCGTCGGTAATAATCCAGTGGCGGGTTTCGAGTTTGGCGGCTTGCTCACCGAGGTTAACTATGGTGATAGTGTAGCTAAAGAGGTATTTCTGATCCTCGGGCGAGGACTGTTGTTCAATGTATTCGGTTTTGACTTCGACTCGGATTGAGTCATCCAATGCGCTCATGCTGCTCCCTTTAATAAGATAGGGCACCCTAAAGTGCCCATCAAACTGATATTGCTTAAGCCTGCTTATCACACACCATATTCGCCATGGCGACATATTGTTCAACGCTTATTTGCTCAGGGCGCAGGTTAGGGTCTATGCCTAGTTGCTCAAACTCTTCATCGCTCAATACTTGCTTGAGGTTATTACGCAGTGTTTTACGGCGCATGTTAAAGGCCGTGGTACACAGCTGGCGCAGTACATTCACATCCTTACAAGGGAATGGTTTTTCGGCATAGGGCAGTAGACGTACCACGGCGGAATCGACCTTAGGCGGTGGCGCAAAGCTATGGGGCGGTACTTCGAGTACGGGAACCACTTGGCAGAAGTACTGTGCCATCACAGTTAAGCGGCCATAGGCCTTGTTGCCAGGGCTTGCCGATAAACGCAGCACCACTTCTTTTGCAGCATAAAGTGCATGGTTTCAATCTGCTCGGCAAATTCGAACAGATGGAACATCAAAGGGGTTGAAATGTTATAGGGTAAGTTACCAAACACTTTGAGTTTTTTACCCGGTACCACCAACTGGCTAAAGTCGAACTGCAGCGCATCGCCTTGGTGAATCGTGAGCTTATCCTTAAGTACAGGGTGATTCTGCAAGCGCTCAACAAGATCGCGGTCTAACTCAACCACTGTCAGGTTATCTATCGCTGTGGCGACAGGTTCGGTTAAGGCGCCAAGGCCGGGGCCGATTTCGACCATCACATGGTCATTATCGGGGGCGATAGCACCCACAATGCGGTTAATCACATTGTCGTCGGTTAAGAAGTTTTGTCCGAAACGCTTTCTGGCCGTGTGGCCTAAATGTACTTTGCTACTCATTAATATCTAATCGTTTAGTTTTTTGAGGATAACTCAATGGCTTTATTCAAGGCGCAGACAAAACTGCCAATATCGGCTTTGCCAGTTCCCGCAAGATCGAGCGCCGTACCATGGTCAACCGAGGTACGGATATAAGGTAAACCTAAGGTAATGTTTACCGATTTGCCAAATCCCTGTGACTTTAGAACGGGTAAGCCTTGGTCATGGTACATGGCCAACACGACATCCGCGTCCTGTAAATATTTAGGTTGGAACAGGGTATCGGCGGGCAGAGGGCCGACAATGTTCATTTGATATTCTTCACGCAGTTCATTCAGCGCCGGAATAATTACATCGATTTCTTCCCGGCCAAGATGGCCGTCTTCACCCGCGTGTGGGTTTAAGCCACAGACATAAATTTTAGGGGAAGCAATGGCAAACTTGCTGATAAGGTCAGCGTGTAAAATCTTGATAATATGATGCAAACGCTGGCGCGTAATGGCTTTTGCCACATAGGCCAGAGGAATATGGGTGGTCACCAGTGCCACCTGTAAACCTTGGGTTGCTAACATCATGACCACATCGGGGCAGTTAGCCTGATGGGCAAAAAACTCGGTATGGCCGCTAAAGGAAATCCCCGCTTGGTTGATGATTCCTTTGTGGACAGGGCCTGTGACAACGGCATCAAATTCGCCGCTCATGTTTTTTTCACCCGCATAACGCAGGGTTTCAACCACGTAAGCACTGTTCTGATCGTCGAGCTGGCCACAAACGGCGTCTGTTACCAGTTTGAAAGGCGCAATGGTAAGCGTGCCTGCTTCCTGCGGTTTAGGCGGTTGCTCAGGCAAGTAAGGGCGAAACGTGACATTCAGGCCGAGTCGTTTAGCTCGGCTGGCTAATAATTCGGGATCCGCACAAACGACTAACTCAGCAGGCCAAGCCTGCTGAGCGAGTTGCACGACTAAATCGGGGCCGATACCCGCTGGTTCTCCGGGGGTAACGGCAATACGTTTAGTGGTCAATTTACCTTAACCTCGGTTTGACTCAGGCTGAAAGACTTCAATGTATGCGTCGGCACGCATTTCGTCTAGCCAGTTTTGCAGTTCTTCATTAAATTTGCGACGGAAGATCAGTTGGTGCGCACGGTTAGTATTAAATTGATCCGTGGCATCGGTTTTTCTGCGCTCTTCCAGTTGCGTGATATGCCAGCCGTGGGTCGTACGGAAAGGCTCACTGATTTGATCTTGGCTTAAGCTATTCAGCGTTTGCGCAAACTCTGGCACATAAATGCTTGGCTCAGCCCAACCTAGCTCACCACCTTTGGCTGCTGAACCTGGATCTTCAGAGTATTGACGCGCTAAATCTTCAAACTTGGCTTCGCCAGAGCGAATTTGCTTTAAGAACTGCTCTAACATGGCCTTAGCACGGTCTTCCGACAGAATTGGCGATGGCTTGAGCAGGATATGGCGCGCTCGAACTTCTTCAATTTCTTTGGTTTGTAAACCACGGGCATCCATGATCTTGATGATGTGGAAACCTGCGCCACTCTTGATTGGGCCGATAATATCGCCTTTCTTGGCGCCGTTGATGACTTCCGCAAACAGCGTTGGCATCTCGTTGATGTTCATGTAATCCCAGATACCGCCTTCCAGTGCCTTAGGACCCGATGAAGAGGCGATGGCGGTGCGGCGGAAATCTTCACCACTCTTTAAACGCTCGAGTACGGCGTTCGCGCGCTTGCTCGAGGCTTCCAGTTGTTCACTGCTTGGGTTGTTAGGTACGTCAATCAGGATATGGCCGATTTGGTATTCGACGTCCTTCATGCCTTGCTCTTGGATCAGTTTTACTAGGCCGGTAATTTCCTGTGGTGACACTTGGATACGGCGTTGAACTTGGATACGTTGGATTTCACCTAGGGTGATTTCTTCACGCAGTTGCTCACGGTATTGGCTGAAGCTTAACCCTTCGCTCTCGATTTTTTGCTGCATTTGCGCCACGGTCATTTTTTGTTCGCGGGCAATGTTTTCAATTGCTTGGTCTAACTGTAAGTCACCGATATGCAGACCTATACGATCCGCCATCTGCAACTGCAAACGAGTGAGGATGAGTCGCTCGATAACCTGAGTACGCAGTGCACTGTCGGATGGCAACGATTGATTCGCGGCTCTCGCATTGGCTTTTACAGTGTCAATCATGTTGGTGATTTCACTTTCGAGCACAATGCCGTCGTTGATTTGAACGGCAACACGGTCGATTGGCTGGGGAGCGGCCATAGTAGGCTGGCTGATGGCGAGTGCAAATAAAGCAAAAATCAGATGTTTACTGGGTTTCATCCACAAAATCCTTGGCACGTTCTAAGGTCAAATTCGACGGCTTATTTAAGTTAACTTTACCATTTATATCGAAATTACAGTGAGTTGCCTAAATGTTCTTTTGTTAGTAACTCTAAAAGCGTGCGTTCCGAGACTTTTTTGGGGAGGAGCGCACGGCTTTCATTAACCTGTTTGGACTCTCAGTCCTTGTTGAGGTTCAGCAATCTACCACAAATCTTTGCTAATTCCTCAGATAAAGCGGTTTTCTGTAGTTAAACAGACCATCATTGAGCATATCCGATACGCCTAATGGGCCAGAACCACCGAGTCCTTTGATGACTAAATTCAGGTAAACACCGCTTTCAAATTGCTCGCGCTCATCGATAACGGCCGAACCAATGTTGTCATCGTAATTGGTCTTAATTCGGTAGTGATAGCTGAGACGGATTGCATAACAGCATGATTCATACTGGAAACCTGTATAGGTTTCTATGCTGCGGCTCTCGTTGAGGTCGTAGTACCAGTTACCGACAAAATACAGACTGTCGTTAATCGGCCATGCGCCACGCACACCCGCTTGGGAAATATTCACCAGATCGTTGGTGTTGGAGTTCAATAGATCCGGCACATAACGATAACTGAGCTGCAAGAGTTTATTGGCTTCGGGGCGGAAGTCTAAGGTGACTTCGGTCTTCTTGTTATCGCTTGAGTTGGTGTCGTATTGAATCGCGGCACCTAAATACCAGTCATGGCTTAAGCGGGTATCTAATTCGGCGGCCAATACTGAGGTCGATTGATTTTGCTCGAAGAGGTTATCTTCGTAACCCAGTTTACTGTCCTGTAGATAGAGGATCTGACCTAGGCTGAACTTAGTCGCCTCTTGGTTGTGATCGTCGAAGAAACGCGTGGTCACACCTAGGGTGACTTGGTTTGCATCGGCGATACGGTCAAGACCTGAGAAGCGGCGGTCACGGAACAGACCAAAGTAGTCGTCCTGTAACTGGGCAGTATCGTAAATACCGATGCCACGCTGATCTTCATAACCCACGTACAAATACTGGAACTGAGGTTCGAGCGTCTGACGGTAGTTTTGATCGAACAGTTCGGTAAAGCGCTCGAAGTTAATCTGACCATTGATCCGCACCTGTGGAATCGTGCGGCTCACTGTATCGTCTAAGCCATCGAAGGCACTGTTATTTTGTTCCTGCCAATAGTTGGTTTGCATCAACTTTACTTGGCTGGTCAATGAGCCAGATGGACCATGAATAGGAAGCGTCAGGCTAGGTGCCATATGCAAACGAGTAGCGGTATTCATGTCGCTGTCTTGATGGGCGAAATTGGTCAGCTCCGAGTTAAAGCCAAAGTCCAAGTTGTTCCAAAAGTCGGCGGCGCGGTAGTTAAAGTTCACCTGTGGCATCACTTGATAAGGTTTTTCGTCCTCACCCAGTACTTTAATGTCTTGCACCCGCGTGCTGATATCCCAGTTACGTTCAAAGTAGCTGACTTCACCAATCCGCGATAATTGGTTATCGGTGGCGCGGTTCACATCTGACTTTAAGTCGTTGAAATAGTTGTTATCAGACACTTCGGTAAAGTTGGCGAGTACCCGCCAGTTTTTATCGATAGCGCCTTGATGTTGCCAGTTATAGAGGTAACGATTTGGGCTACCGCTGATCATCTGATCGTTGCCCAAATACTCTAAATTCAAGCGGCCATTTTGGGCCTCACCCGCGAGATAACGAAACTCTGTCTTGGTGAATAAACCACGGCTAGACATATAGTTAGGTGTAAAGGTGAGGTCATATTCCGGCGCGATATTCCAATAATAGGGCGCGGAAACTTCAAAACCGTTGGTGGTGCTGGTGCTAAAACTTGGGTAGAGGAAGCCAGTTTTACGTTTATCGGAAACTGGCACCGTCATATACGGAATGTAGAACACCGGAATATCGGCGACTCTCAGCTTGGCATTCCAAATCTCGCCCCATTCTTCTTCGCTGTTGATCTTGATTTTTTCTGCTTCGAGCAGCCAAGAAACATTGTCTGGCGGACAAGTGGTGAAGTTAGTGTTGGTTAAGATCAGGTTGTTGTTCATGGT comes from the Shewanella seohaensis genome and includes:
- a CDS encoding methyl-accepting chemotaxis protein — protein: MKVNVATRVIGGFSVVTLLLVLLGFTSYLTNISLKDSSAMMQELSLPALKATTHLTESLSEQQRQVLIAFHAPKSSNIPDIRKVFSDHGSQFKNEISNLTRLVQGQANLSSLISQLDGSFSTFERDSLAMLNEREATLSKQEQLIGLKKKLENAADDASSGLLDIIDLENSQNPDAQSLAASASAIDTSMGNIITTITDLVTNDEMSKHELISKELDYILSESKNKLEYVNRHAQDIVDADTLKSVNEDIKKVLGLLEGSDSMVQLKASQLTHAQAAANQLAIIEKDVKVIDRNMEDVSNNIESAAAEMSQATIAKIDSASIRTIIVVLIAIVAAVIISFAVVAPLKRSLYQVNNALNVLASGNLTHKLDDSGHDEFAELAKNCNRLVDSLRSLIVGILDRSNQLAAAAEQTSAITAQTTTGIQEQKNQVDQVATATTELSSSAQQVSMSADDALAQIKQADQEAKHMRTIAEENKRTILALADEVAKAGQVINKVQSDSASIGSILDVIRGIAEQTNLLALNAAIEAARAGEQGRGFAVVADEVRSLASRTQVSTREIQQMIEVLQQGAQQAVAAMDMGRAQANACVDKTEQANLALETISQSVHKAYDAGTHIAHAAQEQNLVSQQVSEKLEHIAAISEETAIGADQTAQSSHQVAKLAEELQASVGEFRV
- a CDS encoding symmetrical bis(5'-nucleosyl)-tetraphosphatase, with product MAHYFVGDVQGCFAELKRLLAEVDFNPSRDELWAVGDLVARGPDSLATLRYFQSLGDAGKTVLGNHDLHLLALHGKLKRDKPSDNLAPLLNAPDIASLIDWLRQQPLMRELPEHKVIMTHAGVPPQWSLDVLRQESQLVSQALKQSDYLEALISQMYSDTAERWDPSAIGLNRLRFCINALTRMRYLYVDGHLDFDCKQPPEDCNNPQLRPWFEFTSALRQSHTLVFGHWAALMGKVNDPKLKALDTGCCWGEYLTLWHLEKDQKITQKS
- the pdxA gene encoding 4-hydroxythreonine-4-phosphate dehydrogenase PdxA codes for the protein MTTKRIAVTPGEPAGIGPDLVVQLAQQAWPAELVVCADPELLASRAKRLGLNVTFRPYLPEQPPKPQEAGTLTIAPFKLVTDAVCGQLDDQNSAYVVETLRYAGEKNMSGEFDAVVTGPVHKGIINQAGISFSGHTEFFAHQANCPDVVMMLATQGLQVALVTTHIPLAYVAKAITRQRLHHIIKILHADLISKFAIASPKIYVCGLNPHAGEDGHLGREEIDVIIPALNELREEYQMNIVGPLPADTLFQPKYLQDADVVLAMYHDQGLPVLKSQGFGKSVNITLGLPYIRTSVDHGTALDLAGTGKADIGSFVCALNKAIELSSKN
- the surA gene encoding peptidylprolyl isomerase SurA, which encodes MKPSKHLIFALFALAISQPTMAAPQPIDRVAVQINDGIVLESEITNMIDTVKANARAANQSLPSDSALRTQVIERLILTRLQLQMADRIGLHIGDLQLDQAIENIAREQKMTVAQMQQKIESEGLSFSQYREQLREEITLGEIQRIQVQRRIQVSPQEITGLVKLIQEQGMKDVEYQIGHILIDVPNNPSSEQLEASSKRANAVLERLKSGEDFRRTAIASSSGPKALEGGIWDYMNINEMPTLFAEVINGAKKGDIIGPIKSGAGFHIIKIMDARGLQTKEIEEVRARHILLKPSPILSEDRAKAMLEQFLKQIRSGEAKFEDLARQYSEDPGSAAKGGELGWAEPSIYVPEFAQTLNSLSQDQISEPFRTTHGWHITQLEERRKTDATDQFNTNRAHQLIFRRKFNEELQNWLDEMRADAYIEVFQPESNRG
- the lptD gene encoding LPS assembly protein LptD produces the protein MQIRYFLALSLLPQVVLADESPTASASQCVIEPPVPRIVSEPGLSAADQEKIRIVSDRSNAEMGKQAIFTGDVVFSQGDRHIAADEAILDQATEQFDANGNLVFQDSIFTVTADSLQAQMRSNRATLKGAQYWLHGQQVHGDAEKLQITMNNNLILTNTNFTTCPPDNVSWLLEAEKIKINSEEEWGEIWNAKLRVADIPVFYIPYMTVPVSDKRKTGFLYPSFSTSTTNGFEVSAPYYWNIAPEYDLTFTPNYMSSRGLFTKTEFRYLAGEAQNGRLNLEYLGNDQMISGSPNRYLYNWQHQGAIDKNWRVLANFTEVSDNNYFNDLKSDVNRATDNQLSRIGEVSYFERNWDISTRVQDIKVLGEDEKPYQVMPQVNFNYRAADFWNNLDFGFNSELTNFAHQDSDMNTATRLHMAPSLTLPIHGPSGSLTSQVKLMQTNYWQEQNNSAFDGLDDTVSRTIPQVRINGQINFERFTELFDQNYRQTLEPQFQYLYVGYEDQRGIGIYDTAQLQDDYFGLFRDRRFSGLDRIADANQVTLGVTTRFFDDHNQEATKFSLGQILYLQDSKLGYEDNLFEQNQSTSVLAAELDTRLSHDWYLGAAIQYDTNSSDNKKTEVTLDFRPEANKLLQLSYRYVPDLLNSNTNDLVNISQAGVRGAWPINDSLYFVGNWYYDLNESRSIETYTGFQYESCCYAIRLSYHYRIKTNYDDNIGSAVIDEREQFESGVYLNLVIKGLGGSGPLGVSDMLNDGLFNYRKPLYLRN